A region from the Bradyrhizobium erythrophlei genome encodes:
- a CDS encoding PQQ-dependent sugar dehydrogenase, which produces MSFSGIFARLVALIGAAALFWRRLQGVAPEPAWGSAPVVPTAKPQGSIPTLKMPTAKGWSGGQKPVAAPGLKVNAFATGLKHPRWINVLPNGDVLIAESNQVAGPARSVFSYAMQATMRRARALGDSANRITLLRDIDGDGIAERRETFMEGLSQPFGMALLGDTFYVGNTDGVVAFPYVAGADRITAAGRKVISFKPSGHWTRSLLPSPDGRKLYAGVGSLTNIADDGMEVEQGRAAVYELDLADGTSRIFAGGLRNPVGLAWEPQTGVLWTVVNERDGLGDETPPDYLTSVRDGGFYGWPYCYWGQTVDDRVPQDPAAVAKAITPDYALGGHTASLGLCWLPAGTLPGFPDGMAIGQHGSWNRSTLSGYKVVFVPFANGRPVGPPRDILSGFLAPDERESYGRPVGVTLGPDGSLLVADDVGDVIWRVTGEG; this is translated from the coding sequence ATGAGCTTCTCGGGCATTTTCGCTCGGCTGGTCGCGTTGATCGGCGCCGCCGCGCTGTTTTGGCGCCGGTTGCAGGGCGTCGCGCCTGAGCCGGCCTGGGGCAGCGCGCCGGTGGTTCCAACGGCAAAGCCACAGGGCAGTATCCCGACGCTCAAGATGCCGACGGCGAAGGGGTGGAGCGGCGGGCAGAAGCCCGTGGCGGCGCCGGGGCTCAAGGTCAATGCGTTCGCGACCGGCCTGAAGCATCCCCGCTGGATCAACGTGCTGCCCAATGGCGACGTCCTCATTGCGGAATCGAACCAGGTCGCGGGTCCCGCCAGGAGCGTGTTCAGCTACGCGATGCAGGCGACGATGCGACGTGCCAGGGCGCTCGGCGACAGCGCCAACCGGATCACGCTGTTGCGCGACATCGACGGCGACGGCATCGCCGAACGGCGCGAAACTTTCATGGAGGGTTTGAGCCAGCCGTTCGGCATGGCGCTGCTCGGCGACACCTTTTATGTCGGCAACACTGACGGGGTGGTGGCCTTCCCGTATGTTGCGGGCGCCGACCGCATCACCGCTGCCGGGCGGAAAGTCATCAGCTTCAAGCCAAGTGGCCATTGGACGCGGAGCCTGCTGCCGAGCCCGGATGGCCGCAAACTCTATGCCGGGGTGGGCTCTCTCACCAATATCGCCGACGACGGCATGGAAGTGGAGCAGGGCCGGGCTGCCGTCTACGAGCTCGATCTGGCCGACGGCACGAGCCGCATCTTTGCCGGCGGCCTGCGCAACCCGGTGGGCCTGGCATGGGAGCCGCAGACCGGCGTGCTCTGGACGGTCGTCAACGAGCGCGACGGCCTCGGGGACGAGACACCTCCGGACTATCTGACCTCGGTCCGCGACGGCGGTTTTTATGGCTGGCCCTATTGCTATTGGGGGCAGACGGTGGACGATCGCGTGCCGCAGGATCCGGCCGCGGTCGCCAAGGCCATCACGCCGGACTACGCGCTGGGCGGGCACACCGCCTCGCTCGGCCTATGCTGGCTACCGGCCGGCACGTTGCCGGGCTTTCCCGACGGCATGGCCATCGGGCAGCACGGCTCCTGGAACCGCTCTACGCTGAGCGGCTACAAGGTCGTGTTCGTGCCGTTCGCAAACGGGCGCCCCGTTGGTCCCCCGCGGGATATTCTGTCGGGCTTCCTCGCACCGGACGAGCGGGAGTCCTACGGACGGCCGGTTGGGGTGACGCTCGGTCCCGACGGCTCGCTTCTGGTGGCCGACGATGTCGGCGATGTGATCTGGCGCGTCACGGGCGAGGGCTGA
- a CDS encoding NAD(P)/FAD-dependent oxidoreductase, with amino-acid sequence MPTHPPLALPPSLYADTAVPPVSTPALDSDRTVSVAIIGGGFAGLSTALHLAERGTDAVVLEVQEPGWGASGNNGGQLNPGLKLDPDTVEATFGADLGRRMIAFAWNTPTFTLDLIRRHQIACEARQNGTLRAAYHETNAAAIEATAEQCLRRGMPVSVLDRDALRQATGTDRYARAMLDRRGGDVQPLSYARGLAHAAIAAGVAVHGQTPALSLRREAGRWRVETPRAVIRADKILIATNGFTDDLWPGLRRTIVPVFSSIAATEPLPDDVARAIMPTRSVLYESGHITVYYRIDSSNRLLMGGRGPMQWISDPSAVAYLMRYAVRLWPALRGIRWTHGWNSRLAMTADHYPHVHEPAPGALVYLGCNGRGVALATAMGAQLARRLTEGDAAEFDMPITTIKPIRFHALWPVAVRSVVLYGRIRDRLGV; translated from the coding sequence ATGCCAACCCACCCTCCGCTTGCGTTGCCGCCGAGCCTTTATGCGGACACGGCAGTCCCGCCTGTCTCAACACCTGCGCTCGATTCCGACAGGACCGTGTCGGTCGCGATCATTGGCGGCGGGTTTGCCGGACTTTCGACCGCGCTGCATCTGGCCGAGCGCGGGACCGACGCGGTCGTTCTGGAAGTGCAGGAGCCGGGCTGGGGCGCCTCCGGCAACAACGGCGGCCAGCTCAATCCGGGGCTCAAGCTCGATCCCGACACGGTCGAGGCGACGTTCGGCGCCGACCTCGGCCGGCGCATGATCGCGTTTGCCTGGAATACGCCGACCTTCACGCTCGACCTGATCCGCCGTCATCAGATCGCCTGCGAGGCGCGGCAGAACGGCACGCTGCGCGCCGCCTATCACGAAACCAACGCGGCTGCCATCGAGGCCACCGCGGAGCAATGCTTGCGGCGCGGCATGCCGGTCAGCGTGCTCGACCGCGACGCCCTCCGACAGGCAACGGGTACGGATCGATACGCCCGCGCCATGCTGGACCGGCGTGGCGGCGATGTACAGCCTTTGAGCTATGCGCGCGGCCTGGCGCATGCGGCGATTGCCGCCGGCGTGGCCGTTCACGGCCAGACGCCGGCGCTGTCGCTACGACGGGAAGCCGGACGATGGCGCGTCGAGACCCCGCGCGCGGTGATCCGGGCCGACAAGATCCTGATCGCCACCAACGGCTTCACGGACGATCTCTGGCCGGGCCTGCGCCGCACCATCGTGCCGGTGTTCAGCTCCATCGCCGCAACCGAGCCGCTGCCCGACGACGTCGCGCGAGCGATCATGCCGACGCGATCGGTATTGTACGAAAGCGGGCACATCACGGTTTATTATCGCATCGATTCGTCGAACCGCCTGCTGATGGGCGGTCGCGGTCCGATGCAGTGGATAAGCGATCCATCCGCCGTCGCCTATCTGATGCGCTACGCCGTCCGGCTATGGCCGGCGCTTCGGGGCATTCGCTGGACTCACGGCTGGAACAGCCGCCTCGCGATGACGGCCGATCATTATCCGCATGTGCATGAGCCGGCACCGGGAGCGCTGGTCTATCTCGGCTGCAACGGCCGCGGCGTTGCGCTCGCGACCGCGATGGGAGCGCAACTGGCACGACGGTTGACCGAAGGGGATGCGGCCGAGTTCGACATGCCGATCACGACCATCAAGCCAATTCGCTTCCATGCCTTGTGGCCGGTGGCTGTGAGGAGCGTCGTGCTCTACGGCCGAATTCGCGATCGCCTGGGTGTTTAG